One stretch of Planococcus sp. PAMC 21323 DNA includes these proteins:
- the katA gene encoding catalase KatA has protein sequence MSTDKTGLTTSWGAPVGDNQNSQTAGQRGPVLLQDVHLLEKLAHFNRERIPERVVHAKGGGAHGYFEVTQDVTKYTKAAFLSEVGKKTDMFARFSTVAGELGSADTLRDPRGFSLKFYTEEGNYDLVGNNTPIFFIQDALKFPDFIHTQKRDPRTHLKNPNAVWDFWSLSPESLHQVTYLMGDRGIPATWRHMHGFGSHTFKWTNAEGESVWVKYHMLTDQGIKNITQEVADKIAGENPDYHTEDLFNAIEQGDFPAWTMYVQIMPLEDANTYRFDPFDVTKTWSHKDYPLMEVGRMVLNRNPENYFAEVEQATFSPGTLVPGIDVSPDKMLQGRLFAYHDAHRYRVGANHHMLPINAAKNQVNNYQRDGQMNFGNNGGGSVYYEPNSYGGPTETAAAKPAPLEVSGVTDSVSYFKDDHYTQPGDLYRLQSAEEQERLVATFVGNLSAVDKEDIKLRQISHLYKADPDFGTRVAEGLGLAVPDLTETK, from the coding sequence ATGAGTACAGACAAAACAGGTTTAACAACTAGTTGGGGAGCCCCAGTCGGAGACAACCAAAATTCACAAACGGCCGGACAACGTGGGCCAGTCCTTTTACAAGACGTACATCTTCTTGAAAAGCTTGCTCATTTCAATAGAGAACGTATTCCTGAACGTGTCGTACATGCTAAAGGTGGCGGTGCACATGGTTATTTCGAAGTAACTCAAGACGTGACAAAATATACGAAAGCCGCTTTCTTATCTGAAGTTGGCAAGAAAACGGATATGTTCGCACGCTTCTCTACAGTCGCTGGTGAACTTGGATCAGCGGATACACTTCGCGACCCACGTGGTTTTTCGTTAAAATTTTATACTGAAGAAGGTAACTATGATTTAGTAGGTAACAACACGCCTATCTTCTTTATTCAAGATGCGCTTAAATTTCCTGACTTTATCCATACACAAAAACGCGATCCACGTACGCATTTGAAAAATCCTAACGCAGTATGGGACTTCTGGTCATTGTCACCAGAATCATTACACCAAGTTACTTATTTGATGGGCGACCGCGGAATTCCTGCTACATGGCGTCATATGCACGGTTTCGGTAGCCATACATTTAAATGGACAAATGCTGAAGGCGAATCTGTGTGGGTAAAATACCATATGTTAACAGATCAAGGCATTAAAAATATCACTCAAGAAGTGGCAGATAAAATTGCTGGGGAAAACCCTGATTACCATACAGAAGATTTGTTTAATGCAATTGAACAAGGCGACTTCCCAGCCTGGACGATGTATGTTCAAATTATGCCTTTAGAAGATGCCAATACGTATCGCTTCGACCCATTTGATGTGACAAAAACATGGTCTCATAAAGACTATCCGTTAATGGAAGTTGGACGCATGGTACTAAATCGCAATCCCGAAAACTACTTTGCTGAAGTAGAACAAGCAACGTTCTCTCCAGGTACTTTGGTTCCAGGAATCGATGTTTCACCAGATAAAATGCTTCAAGGCCGTTTGTTCGCATACCATGACGCTCATCGCTACCGTGTAGGCGCTAACCACCATATGCTGCCAATTAACGCAGCAAAAAACCAAGTAAACAATTACCAGCGTGATGGTCAAATGAACTTTGGCAATAACGGTGGCGGTTCTGTTTATTACGAGCCAAACAGTTACGGTGGCCCTACTGAAACGGCAGCTGCAAAACCCGCTCCACTTGAAGTATCGGGTGTAACTGATTCAGTTTCTTACTTTAAAGATGATCATTATACACAACCAGGCGATCTTTACCGTTTGCAAAGTGCCGAAGAACAAGAACGTCTTGTGGCAACTTTTGTCGGTAACTTAAGCGCTGTAGATAAAGAAGACATCAAACTTCGTCAAATCAGCCATTTGTATAAAGCAGATCCTGATTTTGGTACGCGTGTTGCAGAAGGTCTTGGCTTAGCTGTTCCAGATCTTACTGAAACAAAATAG
- a CDS encoding C40 family peptidase, translated as MRKIFFTLFAATALSMAIGTSSTEASTYTVKPGDTLWKIATSNNTSVNQLLQWNNLSSNSIFPNQSIKVSAASTTVATSPKTTVSTTSVSSTNTYTVKSGDTLSHIARLHSTSVSSIQQLNKLSGSNIFPNQKLVVSGKAVTSAPTPTIKVPATAPTVSSTSTYRVVSGDTLTNIAKRYNTSVSQLMSSNSLKSSSIRVGQVLKVDVKSATGSLVPVSNPVVTPPVNSGAISTLIASANSFLGTPYKWGGSAPGGFDCSGYIYYVYNQAGFKVPRTNTTGFYALSSPVSSPEIGDLVFFKNTYRPGISHMGIFIGNNSFIHAGGDRVQITSLNDKYWGSKFDSYQRLNVMK; from the coding sequence ATGAGAAAGATTTTTTTCACTTTATTTGCAGCTACAGCGTTATCAATGGCGATTGGGACTTCAAGTACAGAGGCAAGTACTTATACAGTAAAACCAGGAGATACATTATGGAAAATCGCAACAAGCAATAACACCTCCGTCAATCAATTGCTTCAGTGGAATAACCTATCATCAAATTCCATTTTTCCAAATCAGTCGATCAAAGTTTCAGCTGCTTCAACGACAGTCGCTACTTCGCCAAAAACTACTGTCTCAACTACCTCAGTAAGCTCGACAAATACATATACAGTAAAGTCAGGAGATACATTGTCACATATAGCTCGACTTCACAGTACGAGTGTTAGCTCAATCCAACAATTAAACAAACTATCCGGAAGTAATATTTTTCCTAATCAAAAACTAGTAGTTAGCGGTAAAGCAGTCACTTCCGCTCCAACACCGACAATTAAAGTTCCTGCAACTGCACCTACAGTCTCTAGCACGAGCACGTATCGCGTAGTTAGTGGCGATACATTAACCAATATCGCTAAACGTTATAATACATCTGTTTCTCAATTGATGAGCTCAAACAGCTTAAAATCTAGCTCAATCCGTGTTGGTCAAGTTTTAAAGGTAGATGTAAAATCAGCAACTGGTTCATTGGTACCTGTTTCGAATCCAGTGGTAACTCCTCCTGTTAATTCTGGAGCGATTTCTACACTAATAGCATCAGCAAATTCTTTCCTAGGTACTCCTTACAAATGGGGTGGCTCTGCTCCAGGCGGATTTGATTGCAGTGGTTATATTTACTATGTTTATAATCAAGCTGGATTTAAAGTTCCAAGAACAAACACAACCGGTTTTTACGCGTTATCTTCGCCTGTAAGCTCTCCTGAAATCGGCGACTTAGTTTTCTTTAAGAATACTTATCGCCCGGGTATCTCACATATGGGAATTTTCATTGGAAATAACAGCTTTATTCACGCCGGTGGTGATCGCGTTCAAATTACAAGTTTGAATGATAAATACTGGGGTTCAAAATTCGATAGTTATCAACGTTTAAATGTCATGAAATAA
- a CDS encoding fatty acid--CoA ligase, translating into MYATLGSIFDQTVSMYPNKEALVDIRRGQRWTYSQWSDEVHRLANALIAAGVCKGDRVSSFLFNNSELPTALFACAKIGAVFNPINFRLKPEELIYILNDATPEIVLFEEALKETVEKVADQFPSIQFWFIDEDVPEYAVSYQEQVNAATLIDPLVEVEETDIYAIMYTSGTTGRPKGVIHSHRNMAEQSMACIAMLKYTKNDVGLVIAPMFHCAELHCCIIPRVQAGASSIIMHQFNPQLAVDTVESAKVTVMFAVPTMWSMMTEIAGANSKVQTLKRGLYGAAPMAPVLVKRVKDILGIELIQAYGQTEMGPAITFLTEDEQLTKAGSAGKPAYNHEIRIVRPQDHGPSEPDDQLEPFEVGEIIVRGPSMMLGYFHRAQATARVMYKDWYHTSDLGYMDEEGYLYVSDRVDDMIISGGENIYPREVEDALHGHELVQDVAVLGIPDEKWGESVIAFVVVKNELLTKDQLEEYCLNNENLARFKRPRTYHFVEELPRNASGKIQKFLLRELYADQKLKENDEN; encoded by the coding sequence ATGTATGCAACACTTGGAAGTATCTTCGATCAGACAGTGAGCATGTATCCGAACAAGGAAGCGCTAGTTGATATAAGAAGAGGACAAAGATGGACTTATTCTCAATGGAGTGACGAAGTTCATCGTTTAGCGAATGCACTCATTGCAGCAGGTGTCTGCAAAGGAGATCGGGTTTCAAGTTTTCTTTTCAATAATAGTGAATTGCCAACTGCGCTGTTCGCCTGCGCAAAAATCGGAGCTGTATTTAATCCTATCAACTTCCGTTTAAAGCCCGAGGAGTTGATCTATATATTAAACGATGCAACACCCGAAATTGTCCTTTTTGAAGAAGCATTAAAAGAGACGGTTGAAAAAGTGGCTGACCAATTTCCAAGTATCCAGTTTTGGTTTATAGACGAAGATGTTCCAGAATATGCAGTAAGTTATCAAGAACAGGTTAATGCAGCCACACTGATAGATCCTCTTGTAGAAGTAGAAGAAACAGATATTTATGCAATCATGTATACGAGCGGAACTACCGGGCGGCCTAAAGGAGTTATCCACTCTCACCGCAACATGGCAGAACAAAGTATGGCATGTATTGCGATGCTAAAATATACTAAAAATGACGTAGGTCTAGTGATTGCGCCGATGTTCCACTGTGCCGAACTGCATTGTTGCATCATTCCGCGTGTCCAAGCAGGTGCTTCAAGCATTATTATGCACCAGTTTAATCCTCAATTAGCAGTCGATACCGTCGAAAGTGCAAAGGTTACAGTTATGTTCGCAGTACCAACAATGTGGAGCATGATGACAGAAATAGCTGGTGCAAATTCGAAAGTGCAAACCTTGAAGCGTGGATTATATGGAGCAGCTCCAATGGCACCTGTTCTCGTTAAACGAGTTAAAGACATTCTTGGAATTGAATTAATCCAAGCGTATGGCCAAACGGAAATGGGACCAGCTATAACTTTTCTAACTGAGGATGAGCAGCTAACTAAAGCGGGATCTGCAGGTAAACCTGCTTATAATCATGAGATTCGAATTGTTCGGCCACAAGACCATGGACCTTCAGAACCAGATGATCAACTAGAACCATTTGAAGTGGGTGAAATCATTGTTCGGGGTCCGAGTATGATGTTAGGATATTTTCATCGTGCGCAAGCTACAGCTCGGGTCATGTATAAAGATTGGTATCATACTAGCGACTTAGGATATATGGATGAAGAAGGCTATTTATATGTGTCCGACCGAGTCGATGACATGATTATTAGTGGTGGGGAAAATATTTATCCGCGTGAAGTAGAAGATGCACTGCATGGACATGAGTTGGTTCAAGATGTTGCTGTATTAGGCATACCCGACGAAAAGTGGGGAGAGTCGGTAATAGCATTTGTCGTCGTGAAAAATGAGTTATTGACTAAAGATCAGTTAGAGGAATATTGCTTGAACAACGAAAACTTAGCGCGATTCAAAAGACCTAGAACGTATCACTTTGTTGAAGAGTTACCTCGAAATGCTAGTGGAAAAATACAGAAATTTTTATTGCGCGAGTTATACGCAGATCAAAAGCTTAAAGAAAATGACGAAAATTGA
- a CDS encoding hotdog fold thioesterase, translating into MEMKPMDETIIGILGIELGEMTSEKAIATMPVHGPTHQVFGQLHGGASVVLAETVASFGTWNLIDQENETAVGLEINANHLRGKSEGIVTAIGTPLHKGRTTMVWDVKIVDEEDKLICVSRCTVAIVQKKK; encoded by the coding sequence ATGGAAATGAAGCCGATGGATGAAACTATTATTGGCATATTGGGGATTGAACTAGGTGAAATGACTTCAGAAAAAGCAATAGCTACTATGCCGGTACATGGACCTACGCATCAAGTTTTTGGCCAACTTCATGGAGGAGCATCTGTAGTTTTGGCAGAAACAGTTGCGAGTTTTGGCACTTGGAATTTAATCGACCAAGAAAATGAGACTGCAGTAGGTTTGGAAATCAACGCCAACCATTTACGTGGAAAAAGTGAGGGCATCGTGACTGCGATTGGTACACCTCTTCATAAAGGAAGAACGACAATGGTCTGGGATGTTAAAATTGTTGATGAAGAAGATAAATTGATTTGTGTTTCTAGATGCACAGTAGCTATTGTTCAAAAGAAAAAGTAG